The Streptomyces sp. ICC1 DNA window GTCAGCGGGCCGTTCTCCGCGGCGGCCCCGCCCGGGAAGGCGAAGCGGCGCCGCGTGTAGCCGTACGCGGTCCCCGTCACCGGGTCGGCGAAGCCCTGGGCGCCCGCCGCGCCCGAGTGCCCGAAGGCCTCCGGGCCCCGGCGGATCGCGGTGCAGGTCGAAGGCCACCGCCAGCAGCTCCGGAGCCGTTGCCGCGAGCTCCGCGCCCTCGGCCTCCTGCTCCGGCGTCGGAACCATGTCCAGGACCGGCCGCCAGCGCCCTTCCAGCTGACACGGCGGCAGTCCCAGGTACAGGTCCAGCCCGAACGGCGCGCGGATCCGCTCCTCGGAGACCTCCTGGATCGAGCGCCCCGTCGCCCGGCGCGCGACCTCGCCGGTCAGCGCGCCGATCACGTAGGCGTGGTAGCCGTACGCCGTCCCGGGCTCCCAGTGCGGCCGCTGCCCGGCCGGCCGCGCCGCGAGCAGCGCGTCGTCCGCGAGCTCCTCGTAGTCGAAGCCCTCGGCGGTGTTGACCAGTCCGGACTGGTGCGCGACCAACTGCCGCACCGTCAGCCGCTCCTTGCCGCCCCCGGTGAACTCCGGCCGGTACGCCGACGCCTCCGGAGGGATCCGCTCGCCGGCCACGAAGGCCACGAAGGCCACGAAGGCCACGAAGGCCTCGAAGGCCACGAAGGCCTCGAGCTCCTCGCGCACCGGCTCCCAGCCCGCCGCCACCGTGCCGTCCACGTCCACCGCCATCGTCGTCCCCCCGGTCCGGCCGGTGCTGCCGAACGGCTTCCGCGCACGCCAACACGCGGCCCGCGGGCAGGGGTTCCGGACGCGCGCGGGGTCGCGCCCGCGCACCGGTTCTCGTACGGGTGAAAGCGCGCCCGGCGTCGTTCCGGCCCGCCGCGGGACCCCGTTGGTCCGGGCATGAAGCGCACCCGCACCGCCGCTCTCGCCCTCGCCGCCGCCGCGGCGGCCCTCGCCCCCGTCCTCTGCCAGGGAGCCGCCACCGCCGCGGACGGCACGGCGTTCCTCCAGGACCCGAGCGGAGGGGAGAAGGCGATGAAGTCGATGTGGACCAAGGACGACATGCACAAGGTGGAGGCGCAGTTCCGCTTCCAGCCCGGCATCCGGTACAAGACGGTGGACCGGCCCGGACCCAAGGGCGCGGAGGACTACCACCGCCAGGTCCCCGACCCGAAGACCCTGGCCTGGGAGCCGGGGTACGAGTTCGCGTGGTCGGTCGCGGACTCGCAGGGGGTGAAGAAGGTGCTGACCACCAAGGACGGCAAGCACCCGATCGTCGTGCACGCGGTGCTGCGGAGCGCGAACCGCGCCAAGGCCGCCGAGGTGCACCAGGAGCTGGTCAACCGGCCGGCGACGGGCCGTACGAAGGTTCCGGGCGGCAAGCGCATCGCGTGTGACACCGGGAAGTACACGGTGGAGTGGTCGGTCACGCGCACCGGCTACGGCACCCTCACGGGGTCCCTGGCCTGGGACTCCAGCTGCCAGGAGTACCGCACGGCGTTCAGCCCGCAGAACCAGGGCGCCAGCTGATGCGGTGAGGGGAAGGGGTGGGCCTGCCGCCCCGCGCACCTTGTGGGTGCGCGGCGGGGCGACGGGGCCGCG harbors:
- a CDS encoding serine hydrolase domain-containing protein, translating into MAVDVDGTVAAGWEPVREELEAFVAFEAFVAFVAFVAFVAGERIPPEASAYRPEFTGGGKERLTVRQLVAHQSGLVNTAEGFDYEELADDALLAARPAGQRPHWEPGTAYGYHAYVIGALTGEVARRATGRSIQEVSEERIRAPFGLDLYLGLPPCQLEGRWRPVLDMVPTPEQEAEGAELAATAPELLAVAFDLHRDPPGPGGLRALGRGGRPGLRRPGDGDRVRLHAAPLRLPGRGRRGERPADGGGPQGGPGVGRSGGRAARG